A genomic segment from Tuwongella immobilis encodes:
- a CDS encoding Gfo/Idh/MocA family protein — MSSTPQNRREFLGSALGAAGFAMSLPALTYQHAFCADTPPSESIRMASIGVGGQGKSNLKAFLKRVVAVCDVDSKRLAEAADTVKKANGDCGAEKEYRRLLDRKDIDAVIVSTPDHWHALPTIDACLAGKDVYCEKPLTLTIAEGQAMVKAARQTNRIVQTGSQQRSDDRFRQACELVRNGVLGKIHTVKVGIPKVNFSGPAVADSDAPAELDYDLWLGPAPKRPYNSKRVHYLFRFFWDYSGGQMTNFGAHHLDIAQWGLGMDESGPIAVEAKAKFHPQKWYEVPEHFEAIYTYAGGIKLICSQSLPGGTEFIGEKGSIFVTRGKITGTPEELLKAKLPADATKLYVSKNHHQNFLDCIRSRKLPICDVAIGHRSATVCHLGNIAIRLGRAIQWDPKTETIVGDSDAAAWVARPYRAPWKLPELKSV, encoded by the coding sequence ATGAGTTCCACCCCACAAAATCGCCGAGAGTTTCTCGGCTCCGCGCTGGGTGCCGCTGGCTTTGCGATGTCGCTGCCCGCGCTCACCTATCAACATGCGTTCTGTGCGGATACCCCGCCCAGTGAATCGATTCGGATGGCGTCCATTGGCGTGGGCGGCCAAGGAAAGTCGAATTTGAAGGCGTTTTTGAAGCGGGTTGTTGCCGTGTGCGATGTCGATTCCAAACGACTCGCCGAGGCCGCTGACACGGTCAAGAAGGCCAACGGGGATTGTGGGGCGGAAAAAGAGTATCGCCGCTTGCTGGATCGCAAAGATATTGATGCGGTGATTGTCTCCACGCCGGATCACTGGCACGCGTTGCCGACGATTGATGCGTGTTTGGCGGGAAAAGATGTCTATTGCGAAAAGCCGCTCACGCTCACGATTGCCGAAGGGCAAGCGATGGTGAAGGCTGCCCGACAGACGAATCGCATCGTGCAAACCGGCAGTCAGCAGCGATCGGATGATCGCTTTCGCCAGGCCTGCGAATTGGTCCGCAATGGCGTGTTGGGCAAGATCCACACGGTGAAAGTCGGCATTCCCAAGGTGAATTTCTCCGGGCCGGCCGTGGCGGATTCGGATGCCCCGGCGGAACTCGACTACGATTTGTGGCTGGGACCCGCGCCGAAGCGGCCGTACAACTCCAAACGCGTGCATTATCTGTTCCGCTTCTTCTGGGATTACTCCGGCGGACAGATGACGAATTTCGGTGCCCACCATCTCGATATCGCCCAATGGGGGCTGGGGATGGACGAATCCGGCCCGATCGCTGTGGAAGCCAAGGCGAAATTCCATCCGCAGAAATGGTACGAAGTGCCCGAACATTTCGAGGCGATCTATACCTACGCGGGCGGAATCAAGCTGATCTGCTCGCAAAGTCTGCCCGGTGGAACCGAATTCATCGGCGAGAAGGGCAGCATCTTCGTCACCCGTGGCAAGATTACCGGCACGCCGGAAGAGTTGCTGAAGGCGAAATTGCCCGCTGATGCCACGAAGTTGTACGTGTCGAAGAATCATCATCAGAACTTTTTGGATTGCATTCGTTCCCGGAAATTGCCCATCTGCGATGTGGCGATTGGGCACCGCTCGGCGACGGTGTGCCATCTGGGGAACATTGCCATCCGCCTGGGGCGTGCGATTCAGTGGGATCCGAAGACGGAAACCATTGTCGGCGACTCGGATGCAGCGGCTTGGGTGGCTCGCCCCTATCGGGCACCTTGGAAACTCCCGGAATTGAAATCGGTCTAA
- a CDS encoding beta strand repeat-containing protein produces the protein MNGDLTGGTGGLTLNAQGLNESLNTIGVIVQNAAQVSATDTASVSVTGKSGGVGNFNVGVLVRNGTITSGGMGTVTVTGVGGAPSAGGSNIGVWVDDGLAKITSGGGNVLVQGQGGGNAGFGIFNHGVLVQSNAFVTSGGNGTVTITGTAGTGKGDLNHGVFAEGGNISSGGTGSIIVNGTSGSGDGSTNLGVALNFGGTIISGGSVSITGTGSGGGGPRNIGLWMDGSSEITAGGSETVTINASAGNGTTGVESFGAWIFSGSKITSNGGPIVATFSGNTNSTAAEALRIEGGASIVSGNDAPISITTDSVNILNGTINSGTGTTTIQNRTANTPIDLGGKDVLSGSLTLGLSEAELGRITAGTLIIGHSTAGPIAISDNIVRTNAIDLQLIGPSVQSQVTGTDLDLAGGTLSFGPSMNLLANIDGVTVDTEYDRLAVNGKVSLSGLSVQLNGSYTPQAGDTFDLIVGTNGISGSFAQSTTILNSVSLNLQTTSTAGQATLPATPPVTPPVTPPVTPPVTPPVTPPVTPPVTPPVTPPVTPPVTPPVTPPATPPVTPPVTPPATPPVTPPVTPPVTPPVTPPVTNLPSFTIGAGVGTVPEVVLYNANGSERVRFLAYEESFRGGVTVATGDLDGDGIRDFVTGTGNGGGPRVRVFNGIDGSVMADFLAYEDSFRGGVWVTIGDWDGDGTNEIITGAGVGGGPRVRIFTMDGTERANFFTAESSLRQGVTVAAADFDGDGASEIVTGVGSEVLIFAGKTLSLTRRFDSGISGPVTVTADSNELFVGAGPGSTELRAFTPEGIAITGGTAFESNFVGGARVAFVDLDGDGVSERVIGAGQGGGPRIRVVDTDLAEELNFFAFDLDQRGGVFVG, from the coding sequence GTGAATGGTGATCTGACTGGTGGGACCGGCGGATTGACGCTCAATGCACAAGGTTTGAATGAGTCGCTGAATACGATTGGTGTGATTGTCCAAAACGCAGCTCAGGTGAGCGCGACCGATACAGCCAGCGTCTCCGTCACTGGAAAAAGTGGCGGTGTCGGAAACTTCAACGTCGGTGTGTTGGTCCGGAATGGTACGATCACCTCGGGCGGTATGGGGACGGTCACCGTAACGGGCGTTGGTGGCGCTCCGTCTGCCGGTGGTTCAAACATTGGTGTGTGGGTCGATGATGGATTGGCGAAGATCACCTCTGGCGGCGGCAATGTCCTCGTCCAAGGCCAAGGCGGCGGCAATGCTGGCTTTGGGATCTTCAACCACGGGGTGCTTGTCCAATCCAATGCATTTGTCACCTCAGGTGGCAATGGCACGGTCACGATCACAGGTACCGCAGGGACTGGGAAGGGAGACCTCAATCACGGCGTGTTCGCCGAGGGAGGAAACATCAGTTCGGGGGGAACTGGCAGCATTATCGTGAACGGTACTTCTGGTTCTGGCGATGGTTCCACGAACTTGGGAGTCGCTCTCAATTTCGGTGGCACAATTATTTCGGGCGGATCTGTGAGTATCACCGGCACCGGCAGTGGTGGCGGCGGCCCCCGAAACATTGGTCTCTGGATGGATGGCAGCAGCGAAATCACTGCAGGTGGCTCCGAGACGGTCACCATCAATGCTTCTGCTGGTAATGGTACAACTGGAGTAGAAAGTTTCGGAGCTTGGATCTTTTCCGGTTCGAAGATCACGTCAAACGGCGGTCCGATCGTTGCCACGTTCTCGGGCAACACCAATTCCACGGCTGCGGAAGCGCTGCGGATTGAAGGCGGAGCATCCATCGTTTCGGGTAACGATGCACCGATCTCGATTACTACCGATAGTGTAAACATTTTGAATGGCACGATAAACTCCGGTACCGGCACAACAACGATTCAGAATCGCACTGCAAACACGCCGATTGATCTTGGTGGTAAGGATGTCCTCTCAGGATCGCTGACTCTTGGACTGTCTGAGGCAGAACTGGGCCGAATCACAGCGGGAACGCTGATCATTGGTCATTCCACGGCAGGACCGATCGCAATCAGCGACAATATTGTGCGTACGAACGCCATTGATCTGCAACTGATCGGGCCATCGGTGCAAAGTCAGGTTACTGGTACCGATCTCGATTTAGCCGGGGGGACTCTTTCCTTTGGGCCGTCGATGAATTTGTTGGCCAACATTGACGGTGTCACTGTCGACACGGAATATGATCGACTCGCAGTCAATGGCAAAGTCAGTCTCTCGGGATTATCCGTGCAGTTGAATGGATCGTATACACCGCAAGCGGGTGATACCTTTGATTTAATTGTTGGTACCAACGGTATCAGTGGAAGCTTCGCACAGTCCACGACCATTCTGAACAGCGTCTCATTGAATCTGCAAACCACCAGCACCGCTGGTCAAGCTACGCTGCCGGCTACACCTCCAGTGACACCCCCGGTGACACCGCCAGTGACACCTCCAGTGACACCCCCGGTGACACCGCCAGTGACACCCCCGGTGACACCCCCGGTGACACCGCCAGTGACACCCCCGGTGACACCGCCAGTGACACCCCCGGCGACACCTCCAGTGACACCTCCAGTGACACCCCCGGCGACACCTCCAGTGACACCCCCGGTGACGCCGCCAGTGACGCCTCCGGTGACGCCCCCGGTGACCAATCTGCCCAGTTTTACGATTGGTGCAGGTGTTGGGACTGTGCCGGAAGTAGTGCTGTACAACGCCAACGGCAGCGAGCGGGTGCGATTCTTGGCCTACGAAGAATCGTTCCGCGGCGGCGTGACCGTGGCGACTGGCGATCTCGACGGCGACGGAATCCGCGACTTTGTGACGGGTACCGGCAATGGCGGCGGTCCGCGCGTGCGGGTGTTCAACGGCATCGATGGATCGGTGATGGCGGATTTCCTGGCCTACGAAGACTCGTTCCGTGGTGGCGTCTGGGTGACGATCGGCGATTGGGACGGTGACGGAACCAATGAAATCATCACCGGTGCGGGTGTTGGTGGTGGGCCACGCGTGCGAATCTTCACGATGGACGGCACCGAACGGGCGAATTTCTTCACAGCGGAAAGTTCGTTGCGGCAGGGCGTTACCGTCGCTGCAGCCGATTTCGACGGCGACGGTGCCAGCGAAATCGTCACGGGTGTCGGCAGCGAGGTGCTGATTTTCGCCGGAAAGACGCTGTCATTGACGCGACGATTTGATAGCGGTATTTCTGGCCCGGTGACGGTGACGGCGGATTCGAACGAATTGTTCGTCGGCGCCGGCCCCGGCTCGACGGAACTGCGGGCATTCACCCCCGAAGGCATCGCAATCACGGGTGGCACCGCGTTCGAGTCTAACTTTGTTGGCGGCGCTCGCGTGGCGTTCGTCGATCTCGATGGAGATGGCGTTTCGGAGCGTGTGATCGGGGCTGGCCAGGGCGGTGGACCCCGAATTCGCGTCGTCGATACCGACCTTGCCGAGGAGCTGAACTTCTTCGCCTTTGATCTCGATCAACGTGGCGGCGTCTTTGTGGGGTGA
- a CDS encoding 5-oxoprolinase subunit C family protein: MTLEVLHPGAHSLLVDAGRPHSRSLGLPIGGAADQAAWKIANALVGNSPPQTALEIALSGPQLRATQDCVVALWGAPFDVRIDDTDIPAGRVMLLRAGQVLKIGGTPIGMRAYLTTPGGWIAPKILGSTSALAPIASGNPLTPANLPIPLPIRTNYLPEIQSARLLGNAASQTTNSAPTQLRILPGPHAQQFADVIWNERIFHVTPASNRMGLRLRGDPLRRTHGEILSEPVAPGTIQVTHDGQCIILGRDGQTIGGYPKIAHVIQADWDLLAQLRPEQALQLHPVSAADAHTALAARTQSLADWLARINASQ; this comes from the coding sequence ATGACGCTGGAAGTGCTGCATCCTGGTGCCCATAGTCTGCTGGTCGATGCGGGCCGCCCCCACTCGCGCAGTTTGGGCCTGCCCATCGGCGGCGCGGCCGACCAAGCCGCCTGGAAAATCGCCAACGCGCTCGTGGGCAATTCCCCCCCGCAGACCGCGCTCGAAATCGCACTCAGCGGCCCGCAATTGCGTGCCACCCAGGATTGTGTTGTCGCCCTTTGGGGTGCCCCCTTCGATGTGCGCATCGACGATACCGATATTCCGGCGGGTCGCGTTATGCTCTTGCGGGCCGGTCAGGTGCTCAAAATCGGCGGCACTCCCATCGGCATGCGGGCCTACCTGACCACTCCCGGCGGTTGGATCGCCCCCAAAATTCTGGGCAGCACCTCCGCGCTTGCCCCCATCGCCAGTGGCAACCCACTCACCCCCGCGAATCTGCCGATTCCGCTGCCGATTCGCACCAATTACCTGCCCGAAATTCAAAGTGCGCGGCTTCTCGGGAATGCAGCTTCGCAGACCACGAATTCCGCCCCAACCCAGCTTCGCATCCTTCCCGGACCGCACGCGCAGCAATTTGCCGATGTGATCTGGAACGAACGCATCTTCCACGTTACCCCGGCCAGCAACCGCATGGGACTGCGACTCCGGGGGGATCCGCTCCGCCGAACGCACGGCGAAATCCTCTCCGAGCCGGTCGCGCCGGGCACCATCCAAGTCACCCACGACGGCCAGTGCATCATCCTGGGCCGCGACGGTCAGACGATTGGCGGCTACCCCAAAATCGCGCATGTCATCCAGGCCGATTGGGATTTGCTGGCCCAACTCCGCCCCGAACAAGCACTGCAACTGCACCCGGTATCCGCCGCCGATGCGCACACCGCCCTCGCCGCCCGCACGCAATCGCTCGCCGACTGGCTCGCCCGCATCAATGCCAGCCAGTAA
- a CDS encoding carbon-nitrogen hydrolase, with product MPSSSDSFTLGLVQMRMSTEKSANLQAAMQHVRTAAARGAQIICLPELFLTPYFCQSEDCNVFDLAEPIPGETTQQLGALARELKIVLIASLFERRMPGVYHNTAVIFDVTGDIAGIYRKMHIPDDPLYYEKYYFTPGDLGFKAIPTHYAKIGVLVCWDQWYPEGARLTALAGAEVLLYPTAIGWHPKEKAQYGVAQHQAWEISQRGHAVANGIYVAGINRIGHEPSPPGATSPDGIEFWGQTFLSDPQGGIIHRASVDQEEIIVLPCERRKMEDVRRNWPFFRDRRIDAYGEITKRVRD from the coding sequence ATGCCATCGAGTTCCGATTCGTTCACGTTGGGTTTGGTGCAAATGCGGATGAGCACCGAAAAATCGGCGAACCTTCAGGCCGCGATGCAGCATGTCCGAACCGCTGCGGCGCGCGGTGCCCAGATTATTTGTTTGCCGGAATTGTTCTTGACACCGTATTTCTGTCAAAGCGAAGATTGTAATGTCTTCGATTTGGCCGAGCCGATTCCCGGCGAGACGACCCAACAATTGGGCGCATTGGCTCGGGAATTGAAGATTGTGCTCATCGCGTCGCTGTTCGAGCGGCGGATGCCGGGGGTATATCACAACACGGCGGTGATCTTCGATGTGACCGGCGACATTGCGGGGATCTACCGCAAAATGCACATCCCCGATGATCCGTTGTATTATGAGAAATACTATTTCACGCCGGGCGATCTTGGTTTCAAGGCGATTCCGACGCATTATGCCAAGATTGGCGTGCTGGTCTGCTGGGATCAATGGTACCCCGAGGGGGCGCGGCTGACGGCACTGGCCGGGGCCGAGGTGCTGCTGTACCCCACCGCCATCGGGTGGCACCCCAAGGAAAAGGCGCAATACGGCGTGGCCCAGCATCAGGCGTGGGAAATCTCGCAACGGGGGCACGCGGTCGCCAATGGCATCTATGTCGCGGGAATTAATCGCATTGGCCACGAACCTTCGCCCCCCGGTGCCACCTCTCCAGATGGCATCGAATTTTGGGGCCAGACGTTCCTGAGCGACCCCCAAGGCGGGATCATTCATCGCGCGAGTGTCGATCAGGAAGAGATTATCGTGCTGCCGTGCGAGCGGCGGAAAATGGAAGATGTGCGGCGCAATTGGCCATTCTTCCGAGATCGACGGATCGACGCATACGGTGAGATTACCAAACGGGTGCGGGACTAA
- a CDS encoding uracil-DNA glycosylase translates to MAESEPNELSLEDQLRTHLESLQAAGIEWVGRQAPPPIAPASPVFDATQFHAPLPEPTRQTLFDEPDDSDDDPRTPEERRIALATLETQVKSCTRCPELSATRNKTVFGVGPVRPDICFVGEAPGADEDRSGFPFVGAAGQLLTKIIQACGLTRDEVYICNTIKCRPPGNRVPTTTERDNCRQFFEDQIAAVKPRYLVALGGTAAQNLLRTTRSVTSLRGKFHEYRGIPLLVTYHPAALLEGRSPEKKRDVWEDMKMLLTKMGRPIPTPNKRSE, encoded by the coding sequence ATGGCCGAATCCGAACCGAACGAGTTATCGCTGGAAGACCAACTCCGCACGCACTTGGAATCGCTGCAAGCGGCGGGCATCGAATGGGTCGGCCGACAGGCTCCCCCGCCGATCGCCCCGGCATCGCCGGTCTTTGATGCGACGCAATTCCATGCGCCACTGCCGGAACCAACTCGACAAACCCTATTCGACGAACCGGACGATTCCGACGATGATCCACGCACGCCCGAAGAACGCCGCATCGCCTTGGCCACACTCGAAACCCAGGTCAAATCCTGCACGCGCTGCCCGGAATTGTCCGCAACTCGGAACAAAACCGTGTTCGGTGTCGGTCCCGTGCGACCGGATATTTGCTTTGTCGGCGAAGCCCCTGGTGCCGATGAAGACCGCTCCGGCTTCCCGTTTGTCGGGGCCGCCGGTCAATTGCTGACCAAAATCATCCAAGCATGCGGTCTCACCCGCGACGAAGTCTACATTTGCAACACCATCAAATGCCGCCCGCCGGGCAATCGCGTGCCGACCACCACCGAACGCGACAATTGCCGCCAGTTTTTTGAAGACCAGATCGCCGCCGTGAAACCGCGATATCTGGTCGCGCTGGGTGGCACTGCCGCCCAAAATCTGCTGCGCACCACCCGATCCGTGACCTCACTGCGTGGGAAATTCCACGAATATCGCGGCATTCCCCTGCTGGTGACCTACCACCCCGCCGCCCTGCTGGAGGGGCGTTCTCCCGAGAAAAAACGCGACGTCTGGGAAGACATGAAGATGCTACTCACCAAAATGGGCCGCCCCATCCCAACCCCCAACAAACGCTCCGAATAA
- a CDS encoding AAA family ATPase, which produces MHRAIVDRLQSQVMQPLKTRFVGREEVVDLIALALVAGEHLFLYGPPGTAKSALIRAFAQAVGGSYFEYLLTRFSEPNEIFGPIDLVRLRDGIVATVTQGMLPEAAFVFLDELFNANSAILNNLLTVLNERTYRRGAEQHRLPLLSLFSASNHLPEDDALNALFDRFLLRHRVEPLTRDAMPQLLMAGWELEQTKGLPAIAEPQPIESPVTVDDLRQLGQTMLRVELAPIRDSLADAIFKVRDLGVAISDRRAVKILKLVAASAVLAGRMQANPSDFWVLRYVWDRESQVAPLRSLVLEMLRQHAAQSPHEAAHPMATIPERITSEQLAQELSSLEQQLNAGKPTLTLLARLREQTTRLADRAAWLTDPAARQVVTQRMTRLLERLGT; this is translated from the coding sequence ATGCACCGAGCCATCGTTGATCGACTGCAATCGCAGGTGATGCAGCCGCTGAAAACCCGATTCGTGGGCCGCGAAGAGGTGGTGGACCTCATCGCGTTGGCACTGGTCGCGGGCGAGCATTTGTTTTTGTACGGTCCCCCCGGCACGGCCAAATCCGCACTCATCCGCGCGTTCGCCCAAGCGGTTGGTGGCAGCTATTTTGAATATCTGCTCACGCGATTTTCCGAGCCGAACGAAATTTTCGGCCCCATCGATCTGGTGCGATTGCGTGACGGAATCGTCGCCACGGTGACGCAAGGCATGCTGCCCGAAGCGGCGTTTGTGTTCCTGGACGAACTCTTCAACGCGAATTCGGCGATTCTGAACAACCTGCTGACCGTGCTGAATGAACGCACCTATCGCCGTGGGGCGGAGCAGCATCGCTTGCCGTTGCTGTCGCTGTTTTCGGCGTCGAACCATCTCCCCGAAGATGATGCGCTGAATGCGTTATTCGATCGATTTCTGCTCCGGCACCGCGTGGAGCCGCTCACCCGCGATGCCATGCCGCAACTGCTAATGGCCGGTTGGGAACTCGAACAAACCAAGGGACTGCCCGCCATCGCCGAGCCGCAGCCCATCGAATCGCCCGTGACGGTGGACGATCTGCGGCAACTCGGGCAGACCATGCTGCGCGTCGAGCTGGCCCCGATTCGGGATTCGCTGGCGGATGCGATTTTTAAGGTGCGCGATCTGGGCGTTGCCATCTCGGATCGCCGCGCGGTGAAGATTCTCAAACTGGTCGCTGCTTCCGCGGTGCTGGCCGGACGCATGCAGGCGAATCCGTCGGATTTCTGGGTGCTTCGCTATGTCTGGGATCGTGAATCGCAGGTGGCACCGCTGCGCAGTTTGGTGCTGGAAATGCTTCGCCAGCATGCCGCCCAATCGCCCCACGAGGCCGCCCATCCCATGGCCACCATTCCCGAACGGATCACCAGCGAACAGTTGGCCCAAGAATTATCATCCCTGGAACAACAATTGAATGCGGGCAAGCCGACGTTGACGCTGTTGGCCCGATTGCGCGAGCAGACAACGCGGCTGGCCGATCGCGCGGCGTGGCTGACCGATCCGGCCGCCCGACAAGTCGTGACCCAGCGCATGACCCGACTTCTGGAGCGTCTCGGCACATGA
- a CDS encoding LamB/YcsF family protein: MMIDLNSDLGEGSPADADILALVTSANIAAGLHAGTPIGIAQTVRVAIDRGIALGLHPGYADREHFGRVELARSPDELANELAYQFGALDALVRRLGGQLRYLKPHGALYHQASRDADFARPIIDLAEQHGLALLGLPNSQLAAGSQGRCPFIAEGFADRRYRPDGTLVPRSEPGAFVHDALEAVQQVEWLIREHAVRSICVHGDNPQALEFVRTLRQSLLAIGHEIRAFV, encoded by the coding sequence ATGATGATCGATTTGAACAGCGATTTAGGTGAGGGTAGCCCGGCAGATGCCGACATTCTCGCCCTGGTGACATCCGCCAACATTGCCGCGGGGCTGCACGCCGGCACCCCAATCGGCATTGCCCAAACCGTCCGCGTCGCCATCGATCGCGGAATCGCCCTGGGATTGCACCCCGGCTATGCCGATCGAGAGCATTTTGGCCGCGTCGAATTGGCCCGATCCCCCGACGAACTCGCCAACGAACTCGCCTACCAATTCGGGGCACTCGATGCGCTGGTTCGTCGGCTGGGCGGTCAACTTCGCTACCTGAAACCGCACGGTGCCTTGTATCACCAAGCGAGCCGCGATGCCGACTTCGCTCGCCCGATCATCGACCTCGCCGAACAGCATGGACTGGCACTGTTGGGCCTGCCGAACTCCCAACTCGCCGCCGGTTCGCAAGGCCGCTGCCCATTCATCGCCGAGGGGTTCGCGGACCGACGCTATCGCCCCGATGGAACGCTGGTGCCCCGCTCCGAACCCGGCGCGTTTGTCCACGATGCACTGGAAGCCGTGCAGCAAGTGGAATGGCTGATCCGCGAGCATGCGGTACGCTCCATTTGCGTGCATGGCGACAATCCGCAGGCATTGGAATTTGTCCGCACGTTGCGACAATCCCTGCTGGCGATCGGCCACGAAATTCGGGCATTTGTATGA